In Massilistercora timonensis, the following are encoded in one genomic region:
- a CDS encoding 3-isopropylmalate dehydratase small subunit gives MEKIFEANCHVLGDNIDTDQIYPGKYLELTDHDTIAQHVLEGVDQNFSRKIKKGDILVCGKNFGCGSSREHAAICLKSAGISLVIARSFARIFYRNAINLGLPVLECKVEDVANEGDKLRVDLQSGVIENISRCKTYPVMPLTDYMLQILENDGVINMIKREE, from the coding sequence ATGGAGAAAATATTTGAAGCAAATTGTCATGTGCTTGGAGACAATATTGACACTGACCAGATATATCCAGGAAAGTATTTAGAATTAACAGACCATGATACAATAGCACAGCATGTTTTAGAAGGAGTGGACCAGAATTTTTCTCGGAAGATAAAAAAAGGAGATATTTTAGTTTGCGGTAAAAATTTTGGTTGTGGTTCTAGTCGAGAACATGCGGCGATTTGTTTGAAAAGCGCTGGGATAAGTCTTGTGATTGCTAGATCATTTGCCAGAATTTTTTACAGAAATGCCATTAATTTAGGTCTTCCGGTATTAGAATGTAAGGTGGAAGATGTTGCGAATGAAGGTGACAAATTAAGAGTTGATTTGCAATCAGGGGTGATTGAAAATATATCCCGTTGCAAGACATATCCAGTAATGCCGTTAACAGATTATATGTTACAAATCTTGGAAAATGACGGAGTTATTAATATGATAAAAAGGGAAGAATAA
- a CDS encoding AraC family transcriptional regulator translates to MNLLEPIKKPIEENADLVKKLVVATIIPILVYVGCFFLFVNYVGREELVVAAETRADEQSIQIDAIMRSVDRQAISASLDYNIQQYLYGRYKSSDKEMESYLMGLAKSIDSTNNIIHSVYIWLGAKENVILPYTSYSTKNFFDYGWTEYIEDLQYSNYVFTPCRTISDISGGKEVISGIWAIRPQTTADKLYNFVVINFDKDKLLEKIHYSIDSDEELFILNGSGVEVTGRGQELTELSGSHERSGVNRNRKGQYSDNGKYIETSIVSTYTDWTYLLLSEIHSPILPNRAQVFRMLQGLVVWIIIMFSISAYLVLKKYYRNRIEIKDINEEERNFCIVNEKVKDGAEWKERRYYFSAVKYNLIVNNLKSQQFAEARREIESVIEELKAPLLHGRFYSNSKNILYLLLDAVIQAMRECKYKQISSNKKIEEIYEEMNSCKNMHDAELLLINTFEMYQESVKNEEELAGYADPVKIMVEYINENYDKDINLKIFSEMTHFSESHLSRMFKNSMGENYRDYLMKRKIEAGKTMLEETNMKVGEIAKKLSFNDSKTFIRAFEKYEKVTPGKYRHNIKIKEENDACDRKDTM, encoded by the coding sequence GTGAATTTGTTAGAACCTATAAAAAAGCCAATTGAAGAGAATGCGGATTTGGTTAAGAAATTGGTGGTAGCTACTATCATTCCCATACTTGTATATGTAGGGTGCTTTTTCCTGTTTGTAAATTATGTTGGAAGAGAAGAGTTGGTTGTAGCTGCTGAGACCAGAGCTGATGAACAAAGTATTCAGATAGATGCTATCATGCGTTCTGTTGATCGACAGGCTATTAGTGCGTCTTTAGATTACAATATTCAACAATATTTATATGGAAGATATAAAAGTTCAGATAAAGAAATGGAAAGCTATTTGATGGGATTGGCTAAAAGCATAGACTCTACTAATAATATTATACATTCTGTGTATATTTGGTTGGGGGCTAAAGAAAATGTAATTTTACCATACACTAGTTATTCAACAAAAAATTTTTTTGATTATGGATGGACGGAATATATTGAAGATTTACAATACTCCAATTATGTTTTTACCCCATGCAGAACGATTTCAGATATAAGTGGGGGGAAAGAAGTTATTAGTGGAATATGGGCAATTCGTCCGCAAACAACAGCGGACAAATTGTATAATTTTGTGGTGATCAACTTTGATAAAGACAAATTGTTGGAGAAAATACATTATTCAATTGATTCGGATGAAGAACTGTTTATTTTAAATGGTTCTGGCGTGGAAGTTACAGGAAGAGGACAGGAACTTACAGAATTATCAGGGTCTCATGAACGTTCTGGTGTTAATCGCAATAGAAAAGGACAGTATTCAGATAATGGGAAATATATAGAAACGTCTATTGTGTCTACTTATACAGATTGGACATATTTATTACTTTCTGAAATACATTCTCCGATTTTACCAAATCGCGCACAAGTTTTTCGTATGCTTCAAGGGTTGGTTGTATGGATTATAATTATGTTTTCCATAAGCGCATATTTGGTTTTAAAAAAGTATTACAGAAATCGAATAGAAATAAAAGATATAAATGAAGAAGAAAGAAATTTTTGCATTGTAAACGAAAAAGTGAAGGATGGTGCAGAGTGGAAAGAGCGTAGGTACTATTTTAGTGCTGTAAAGTATAATCTAATTGTTAATAATTTAAAATCTCAACAATTTGCTGAGGCCAGAAGAGAAATAGAATCAGTTATCGAAGAGTTGAAAGCGCCTTTATTACATGGGAGGTTTTATTCTAATAGTAAAAACATACTTTATTTGTTACTTGATGCAGTGATTCAAGCAATGCGTGAATGTAAATATAAACAGATATCATCTAATAAAAAAATAGAGGAAATATATGAGGAGATGAATTCATGTAAAAATATGCATGATGCGGAACTGCTATTGATAAATACATTTGAAATGTATCAAGAAAGCGTAAAAAATGAAGAAGAACTTGCTGGATATGCAGATCCAGTTAAAATTATGGTAGAGTATATCAATGAGAATTATGATAAAGATATTAATTTAAAAATCTTTTCTGAAATGACACATTTTTCTGAATCGCATTTATCACGAATGTTTAAAAATTCGATGGGGGAAAATTATAGGGATTATTTGATGAAAAGAAAAATAGAAGCTGGAAAGACTATGCTGGAAGAAACGAATATGAAGGTCGGTGAGATTGCTAAGAAGTTGTCTTTTAATGATAGCAAAACATTTATTAGAGCATTTGAAAAATACGAAAAAGTAACTCCGGGGAAATATAGACACAATATCAAGATAAAGGAGGAAAACGATGCATGCGATAGAAAAGATACTATGTAG
- a CDS encoding 3-isopropylmalate dehydratase large subunit: MHAIEKILCRAAGRDQVSAGEIVECEVDIAGINDLYYQTVLSFEEMGGMQVANPENVVVFFDHYAPPSTDKQALNQKKFREFCQKQGIPNLQDVNTGVCHQVLAESGFSRPGRLIVVTDSHTTLHGALGAFGTGVGATDLAIILKTGKLWFRVPEVIRINIDGNPPQSVYAKDVILHIIGQLKADYAIYCAIEFTGSYIQKLSISERMVLCNMTTEMGAKAAYIQPDAVTVDYLQKLGVVDYIVYESDSNYRYKDELYFNVSDLHPQLASPDSVDNVSSVKQYEGIKIDQAFLGTCTGGRLEDIAVAADILKDKQIAPGVRLLVVPASRKVLLEAIEQGYMEILLEAGATFVTPGCAACLGTHEGIIAAGETAISSSNRNFPGRMGSVEGKIYLASPATVAASALKGSIVALD, translated from the coding sequence ATGCATGCGATAGAAAAGATACTATGTAGGGCGGCCGGACGAGACCAGGTTTCCGCGGGAGAAATTGTAGAATGCGAAGTGGATATAGCAGGGATTAATGATTTGTATTATCAAACGGTTTTATCTTTTGAAGAGATGGGCGGAATGCAGGTTGCAAATCCGGAAAATGTAGTGGTTTTTTTTGATCACTATGCACCACCGTCAACGGATAAGCAGGCGCTAAATCAGAAGAAATTCCGTGAGTTTTGTCAAAAGCAGGGAATCCCAAATCTGCAGGATGTGAATACCGGTGTATGCCATCAAGTTCTGGCAGAGAGCGGTTTTTCCCGTCCAGGCCGCTTGATTGTAGTGACTGATTCTCACACAACGCTTCATGGAGCATTGGGAGCATTTGGTACAGGTGTGGGTGCCACGGATCTTGCGATTATATTAAAAACAGGGAAGTTGTGGTTTCGTGTACCGGAGGTGATACGTATAAATATCGATGGCAATCCGCCTCAATCGGTATATGCAAAAGATGTTATTTTACATATTATAGGACAGTTGAAGGCAGATTATGCAATTTATTGTGCAATTGAGTTTACAGGAAGCTATATTCAGAAGCTAAGTATATCAGAGCGCATGGTATTGTGTAATATGACAACGGAAATGGGAGCGAAGGCGGCATACATACAACCAGATGCTGTAACAGTAGATTATTTACAGAAGTTGGGGGTTGTTGATTATATTGTTTATGAAAGTGATTCGAATTATCGATATAAAGATGAACTTTATTTTAATGTTTCTGATTTGCATCCTCAGTTGGCGAGTCCAGACAGTGTAGACAATGTTTCTTCTGTTAAGCAGTATGAAGGAATTAAAATAGACCAGGCCTTTTTGGGAACATGTACGGGCGGGCGTTTGGAGGATATTGCCGTTGCGGCAGATATCCTGAAGGACAAACAAATAGCACCTGGGGTAAGGTTATTAGTAGTACCAGCTTCTAGAAAAGTGTTATTGGAAGCGATAGAGCAGGGCTATATGGAAATATTATTAGAAGCAGGAGCTACTTTTGTAACGCCAGGTTGTGCGGCATGTCTTGGAACTCACGAGGGTATTATTGCCGCAGGAGAGACTGCGATTTCTTCATCAAATAGAAATTTTCCTGGCCGTATGGGAAGTGTGGAAGGGAAAATATACTTGGCTTCTCCTGCAACTGTGGCTGCTTCGGCATTAAAAGGATCTATCGTTGCTTTGGATTAA
- a CDS encoding sugar phosphate isomerase/epimerase family protein has translation MAIKLGVSGWAISGVYDPPFEEGLEQLGKLGFQGTELIVSSRNMMDEYFTEERCDKLRRQLDSYGMEVSEFVVYKDLLVGMSLLDKEKKEEAYRIFERGAQITKALGCGIINTVSHWIPGLQAPVPYPPSYVYPNVPGINLFEPKMVMTYPEFDWDELWDNYVDSVRTVCDIADQYGLKFALEGHPHVIVSHVDSFIRLYKEVGRKNLGMNYDTSMQGDQREYQPISLRKLGKKRLLHMHVRDSDSVACHQLPIGCGVYDWDGIITELKKMDFDGYLSLEYAKYADPIRWLTFSKRYLEEVIDRIYQ, from the coding sequence ATGGCAATTAAACTTGGTGTAAGTGGATGGGCAATTTCCGGAGTATATGATCCGCCGTTTGAGGAAGGTCTGGAGCAACTGGGAAAATTAGGGTTTCAAGGAACTGAGCTGATTGTTTCCAGCAGAAATATGATGGATGAATATTTTACGGAAGAACGATGTGATAAATTGCGCAGACAGCTTGATAGTTATGGTATGGAAGTGTCGGAATTTGTTGTTTATAAAGATTTGTTGGTAGGGATGTCTTTACTTGATAAAGAGAAGAAAGAAGAGGCATATAGAATCTTTGAAAGGGGCGCACAAATTACAAAGGCGTTAGGCTGCGGTATTATCAATACAGTATCACATTGGATTCCAGGGCTTCAAGCACCGGTACCGTATCCGCCTTCTTATGTTTATCCTAATGTTCCGGGTATTAATCTTTTTGAACCTAAAATGGTGATGACATATCCTGAATTTGATTGGGATGAATTATGGGATAATTACGTAGACAGCGTTCGGACAGTTTGTGATATTGCGGATCAATATGGACTTAAATTTGCTTTGGAAGGGCATCCCCATGTGATTGTTAGTCATGTAGATAGTTTTATTAGATTATATAAAGAGGTGGGGCGTAAAAACTTGGGTATGAATTATGATACTTCTATGCAAGGAGATCAGAGAGAGTATCAACCTATTTCTCTAAGAAAGTTGGGGAAAAAGAGACTATTACATATGCATGTCCGGGATTCGGACAGTGTCGCTTGTCATCAACTTCCTATTGGGTGTGGTGTTTATGATTGGGATGGCATAATAACAGAATTGAAAAAAATGGATTTTGATGGCTATTTATCTTTAGAATATGCGAAGTATGCAGATCCTATTCGTTGGTTAACATTTTCAAAGAGATATTTGGAAGAAGTGATTGACAGAATATATCAGTAA
- a CDS encoding ABC transporter permease subunit, with product MKQKTEGNYGLTRIAKVFAWVFTLYIILPLFFLILFSFSGTLDAIPKELTLKWYTHNPETMIVSLINTLAISLPATGLGVLVALPLAYSVARMDFKGKRIIDQLIVLPSIIPGTVLGLIFLQIANSSVFSGISRYMIVIVAHTVITVPVIARPIIGALEQNGISAEEAATTLGGKPLYVFRTITFPIISSSMLVGMMFGFARSITDFIMTLFIVPAGMVPMAIQIYNSTSLSAQQITAANATVLLIFTILVVSIAEIIMRRNNRGYSLRKRQP from the coding sequence ATGAAGCAAAAGACTGAAGGAAATTATGGATTAACAAGAATTGCTAAAGTTTTTGCCTGGGTGTTTACACTTTATATAATATTACCATTGTTTTTTTTGATTTTGTTTTCTTTTTCAGGTACCTTGGATGCAATTCCTAAAGAATTGACTTTAAAATGGTACACCCATAATCCAGAGACAATGATAGTATCATTGATTAATACATTGGCAATCAGCCTGCCAGCTACCGGGTTGGGGGTCCTAGTGGCCCTCCCGTTAGCTTATAGCGTGGCAAGGATGGATTTTAAAGGGAAACGGATAATAGATCAATTGATTGTTTTGCCCTCTATTATACCGGGAACTGTGTTGGGGCTTATTTTCCTGCAAATAGCTAATTCGTCAGTTTTTTCCGGAATATCACGTTATATGATAGTGATTGTTGCACATACAGTTATTACCGTGCCAGTAATTGCCAGGCCTATTATTGGAGCTTTGGAACAAAACGGAATATCCGCAGAAGAGGCAGCAACAACTTTAGGTGGTAAACCGTTATACGTATTTAGAACGATAACTTTTCCTATTATAAGTTCTAGTATGCTAGTCGGGATGATGTTTGGTTTTGCAAGGAGCATTACAGATTTTATTATGACTTTATTTATTGTTCCTGCGGGAATGGTTCCAATGGCAATACAAATCTATAATTCCACATCGTTATCGGCACAACAGATAACAGCAGCAAACGCAACGGTTTTATTGATTTTTACAATTCTAGTAGTTTCGATTGCAGAAATCATTATGAGACGAAATAATCGAGGATATTCTTTGAGGAAGAGGCAGCCATGA
- a CDS encoding asparaginase yields MKKKTVIILATGGTIAGVQDKGNKLGYYSGEMPIEEMVSLIKDINEIANLELYQICNMQSDNITQKEWLKLAQFINTEGKRKDVAGFVITHGTNVIEETAYFLNLVVKVKKPVVLTGAMRPATDDSPDGPHNLKQALYVAISEEAAERNVMVVFDGCIYGARDVRKQSTLSCTAFGQGDLGCQGYIWGEKPVFYQMSSRCNTVETEFDVANVIKLPKVAIIYFYVDADEALLEYVYNNMDGVVIAGTGNCGLSDIYIRKIAEYSEKGKVTVISSRVENGPVYGGFANFPTVSEKIICSDTLAPQKARILLQLALLKTGDINTIQKMFNKY; encoded by the coding sequence ATGAAAAAGAAGACCGTAATTATTTTAGCAACAGGTGGAACTATAGCGGGCGTTCAGGATAAAGGAAATAAACTGGGGTATTATTCTGGGGAAATGCCTATAGAAGAAATGGTTTCATTAATAAAAGATATAAACGAAATTGCAAATTTAGAATTATATCAAATTTGTAATATGCAGTCAGATAACATCACTCAAAAAGAGTGGTTAAAATTAGCACAATTTATCAATACTGAGGGGAAAAGGAAGGATGTGGCTGGTTTTGTCATTACTCATGGGACTAATGTGATAGAAGAAACTGCATATTTTTTAAATTTGGTAGTTAAAGTAAAGAAACCAGTTGTGTTGACTGGTGCAATGAGACCTGCAACGGACGATTCCCCGGATGGTCCTCATAATTTGAAGCAGGCGCTTTATGTCGCGATTAGTGAAGAGGCTGCTGAGAGAAATGTTATGGTTGTTTTTGATGGTTGTATTTATGGGGCTCGAGATGTGCGCAAACAAAGTACTTTGTCATGCACGGCGTTCGGTCAAGGAGATTTGGGATGCCAGGGATATATATGGGGAGAAAAACCAGTGTTTTATCAAATGTCATCCCGATGTAATACGGTAGAGACGGAATTTGATGTTGCAAATGTCATAAAATTACCTAAAGTTGCTATAATATATTTCTATGTTGATGCTGATGAGGCATTACTCGAATACGTATATAATAATATGGATGGAGTGGTAATTGCCGGAACAGGGAATTGTGGACTCAGTGATATTTATATTAGAAAAATAGCAGAGTACTCAGAAAAAGGGAAGGTGACAGTTATTTCATCGCGTGTGGAAAATGGACCAGTATATGGTGGATTTGCAAATTTTCCAACTGTCTCGGAGAAAATAATTTGTTCTGATACATTGGCGCCTCAAAAAGCCAGAATATTATTGCAGCTTGCTTTGTTAAAAACAGGTGATATAAATACAATTCAAAAGATGTTTAATAAATACTAA
- the nagA gene encoding N-acetylglucosamine-6-phosphate deacetylase: MRIKGKLILPDGIRHGIVEFTEYIEGIYENGSADIDFGDSFIGPGFIDIHFHGGMGESFNRCNNAGLKKILDYCVCHGTTSCLAGITTDEENAISKAVMKIKSYMKSGQNRKDKTAEVLGVHLEGPFLNPDMCGGMDPSKIVPANLPLFKKWENSGVIKLITIAPEMPGAGELIDYITQKKSCTISAGHTKAEYEQMQRVIENGVTHITHFYNAMTGFHHRKPGVAGAGVFSDATLELITDDIHVHPIMCKLVLKLKDPNKVCLVTDSVASAGLSNGEHMVDGRPVLVKGGSITLKSGVLAGSAHTMDRAVKNTTRFVDLHTAWMMASKTPAKEIGVLSERGELKVGNIADFAVLDNNLLPVATFIKGGQVWKSEEG; the protein is encoded by the coding sequence ATGCGTATCAAAGGCAAATTGATCCTTCCAGACGGAATTCGGCACGGGATTGTTGAATTTACTGAATATATTGAAGGGATTTATGAAAATGGTTCTGCGGATATTGATTTTGGAGATTCGTTTATAGGTCCGGGGTTTATAGATATACATTTTCATGGTGGAATGGGAGAAAGCTTTAATAGATGTAATAATGCGGGTCTGAAAAAGATTTTAGATTATTGTGTTTGTCATGGAACGACTTCTTGCTTGGCCGGCATTACGACAGATGAGGAGAATGCTATTAGTAAAGCGGTGATGAAAATAAAGAGCTATATGAAATCCGGGCAGAATCGAAAAGATAAGACTGCAGAAGTCTTAGGTGTCCATTTAGAAGGTCCTTTTTTGAATCCCGACATGTGTGGTGGAATGGATCCGTCGAAGATTGTCCCTGCCAACCTTCCCCTTTTTAAAAAATGGGAAAATTCTGGAGTTATTAAATTAATTACTATAGCGCCTGAGATGCCAGGAGCAGGAGAGCTTATAGACTATATAACTCAAAAGAAGAGTTGTACAATTTCAGCGGGGCATACAAAGGCTGAGTATGAACAAATGCAAAGAGTAATTGAAAATGGAGTGACGCATATTACCCATTTCTATAATGCAATGACCGGATTTCATCATAGAAAACCTGGAGTGGCAGGTGCCGGGGTTTTTTCAGATGCGACTTTAGAATTAATTACAGATGATATCCATGTGCATCCGATTATGTGTAAATTAGTATTAAAACTTAAAGATCCGAACAAAGTATGCTTAGTGACAGATAGTGTTGCGTCCGCTGGCCTGTCTAATGGTGAACATATGGTGGATGGTCGGCCGGTTTTAGTAAAAGGCGGAAGTATTACTTTGAAAAGTGGTGTGTTGGCAGGAAGTGCCCATACTATGGATAGAGCTGTAAAAAATACAACAAGATTTGTTGATTTGCATACTGCGTGGATGATGGCCTCTAAAACTCCGGCAAAAGAAATCGGGGTATTGAGTGAAAGAGGTGAATTAAAGGTGGGAAATATAGCGGACTTTGCCGTATTAGACAATAATCTTTTACCAGTAGCAACGTTTATAAAAGGAGGACAGGTTTGGAAATCTGAGGAGGGATAG
- a CDS encoding Gfo/Idh/MocA family oxidoreductase, with protein MQKKIRIGVVAAGAIATKYHIPGYLSCDNVEIIGISDLNQELATKVAQKYGIKNVYTDYKDLLAQKPDAISICTPNRFHAAIAIEALNKNINVLCEKPLAMNMEECKALEKAEQDSEAFLMVEFPMRYDRAYQKAHELIEKGVLGKITIIKSTWNHGGPEKWSPNGSWFYKPELAGGGALADLGVHNIDIVRFLAGGNVQMTKSFCKTQVKDSTLEDSAVVILCFENQVLGIVDASWCTGPQQVKTEIQGTNGRMELFGWPTNTMKLTLEGELDGVFEPVFSSNKGEHDPHIICVRKFVECVKEGRPPLSGTIEDGIQALEIISKAYNDKMTI; from the coding sequence ATGCAAAAGAAAATACGTATTGGAGTAGTAGCTGCGGGAGCAATTGCGACAAAGTATCATATTCCAGGTTATCTTTCTTGTGACAATGTAGAAATTATTGGTATTTCAGATTTGAATCAAGAGCTTGCCACAAAAGTTGCGCAAAAATATGGGATTAAAAATGTGTATACAGATTATAAAGATTTGTTAGCGCAAAAACCAGATGCGATTAGTATTTGTACACCGAATCGTTTTCATGCTGCAATTGCAATTGAAGCTTTAAATAAGAATATTAATGTGCTGTGTGAAAAACCGTTAGCTATGAATATGGAGGAATGCAAGGCGTTAGAAAAAGCAGAACAGGACAGTGAAGCATTTCTAATGGTCGAATTTCCTATGCGATATGATCGGGCATATCAAAAAGCACATGAACTGATTGAAAAAGGAGTACTTGGAAAAATTACAATCATAAAATCGACATGGAATCATGGCGGCCCAGAAAAATGGTCACCTAATGGAAGTTGGTTTTATAAACCGGAACTTGCAGGAGGAGGAGCGCTTGCAGATTTGGGTGTACATAATATTGATATCGTTCGCTTTTTAGCAGGCGGAAATGTACAGATGACAAAAAGTTTTTGTAAGACGCAGGTGAAAGATAGTACTCTTGAAGATAGCGCAGTAGTAATCCTATGTTTTGAAAATCAGGTTTTGGGAATAGTGGATGCTTCATGGTGTACAGGACCACAACAAGTTAAGACAGAGATCCAGGGGACAAACGGAAGAATGGAGTTGTTTGGTTGGCCTACGAATACTATGAAATTGACATTAGAAGGCGAGTTGGATGGTGTTTTTGAACCGGTATTTTCAAGTAACAAAGGTGAACATGATCCCCATATTATTTGCGTCAGAAAATTTGTTGAATGTGTAAAAGAGGGTAGACCGCCGTTGTCAGGAACAATTGAAGATGGTATTCAAGCATTGGAAATTATTTCCAAAGCGTATAATGACAAAATGACTATATAA
- a CDS encoding ABC transporter ATP-binding protein: MSTVEVKELKKSYGSVQSVRGVSLDISDGEFIAFLGSSGCGKTTTLRMIAGLINQDSGEIFIDGKNVDNVKPWKRDIGFVFQNYALFPHLTAFDNIAYGLKLRKWSKKEIDTQVRKIAGLVEIGQLLNRYPKQMSGGQQQRVALARALAINPKVLLLDEPLSGLDAKLRERMQYELRVMQRAANITSIYVTHDQNEAFALADRVVVMHEGKVVQVGKPEEIYSKPQSEFVAKFIGVSSDFQCVVKENKESGAVLQFGEYLIDAAYRPGISPGETVTAVIRTNVVELSKEPVVGQWSIPCRIISNTLNGTHWRISVDIDGVEFKADLNNTSDKSIYVGWTPGENAYYTAKPENVWFFNK; this comes from the coding sequence ATGTCAACAGTAGAAGTTAAAGAGTTAAAAAAATCATATGGTTCCGTTCAGTCAGTGCGTGGAGTAAGTCTGGACATCAGCGATGGAGAATTTATAGCTTTTCTTGGTTCAAGCGGATGTGGAAAAACAACTACACTTAGAATGATTGCCGGGTTGATTAATCAAGATTCAGGTGAAATATTTATTGATGGTAAAAATGTAGACAATGTTAAACCATGGAAAAGAGATATTGGATTTGTATTTCAAAATTATGCGTTGTTTCCACATTTAACGGCATTTGATAACATTGCTTATGGATTAAAGCTGAGGAAGTGGAGTAAAAAGGAAATAGACACACAAGTACGTAAAATTGCAGGATTAGTAGAAATTGGCCAGTTATTAAACCGTTATCCAAAGCAGATGTCAGGTGGACAGCAACAGCGTGTAGCTTTAGCAAGAGCTTTGGCAATCAATCCTAAGGTGCTTTTGCTTGATGAGCCTCTTAGCGGATTGGATGCAAAATTACGGGAAAGAATGCAGTATGAGTTGCGAGTGATGCAAAGGGCGGCAAACATTACATCCATATATGTGACACACGATCAAAATGAAGCATTTGCTCTGGCAGATCGAGTAGTTGTCATGCATGAGGGAAAAGTGGTGCAGGTCGGAAAACCAGAGGAAATATATTCTAAACCACAATCAGAATTTGTTGCGAAATTTATTGGTGTTAGCAGTGATTTCCAGTGTGTTGTTAAAGAAAATAAAGAATCTGGAGCAGTACTTCAGTTTGGAGAATATCTCATTGATGCGGCATATCGTCCGGGAATTTCCCCTGGAGAGACCGTAACTGCTGTAATTCGTACTAACGTAGTAGAGTTGTCAAAAGAGCCTGTAGTAGGCCAATGGAGCATTCCTTGCAGAATTATTAGCAATACACTTAATGGTACTCATTGGAGGATAAGTGTAGATATTGATGGTGTAGAGTTTAAGGCAGATTTAAATAATACATCAGATAAAAGTATATATGTGGGATGGACTCCAGGAGAAAATGCCTATTACACTGCTAAACCTGAAAATGTATGGTTTTTTAACAAATAA
- a CDS encoding ROK family protein, whose translation MRLKMGIDIGGTNIAAGVLNDRNELIDSYSLDIRGVQSEEKLLDSVKVCAKRLCVKMGIMPSDIEKVGICAPGMVERYSKIVRKAANLPFNDSFMGDVLKPEFQAPVYLANDANAAALGEAIMGTGKRSNCFVMITLGTGVGGGIVINGEIYEGYNGHAGEIGHIIIEKGGRRCGCGQRGCLEAYASANALIRDTKEAMINNPESMLWNFAETVDHITGKTPFEAKKCGDRLAAEIIEAYSWNLAYGIVNIIHVLQPDVISIGGGISKQGEYFLGPVRKIVYFMIGSDGTDNLPRLRVAKLGANAGIIGAAMLGS comes from the coding sequence ATGAGGCTAAAAATGGGAATAGATATTGGGGGAACAAATATCGCGGCAGGGGTTTTAAATGATAGAAATGAACTAATAGACAGTTATTCTCTTGATATACGCGGTGTTCAATCTGAAGAGAAACTTTTAGATTCTGTAAAAGTTTGTGCAAAAAGATTATGTGTAAAAATGGGTATTATGCCAAGTGATATTGAGAAGGTTGGGATTTGTGCACCTGGAATGGTAGAACGGTATTCAAAGATTGTGAGAAAAGCTGCAAATTTACCGTTTAATGATTCCTTTATGGGAGATGTGTTAAAACCGGAATTTCAGGCACCTGTATATCTTGCAAATGATGCTAATGCGGCGGCGCTTGGGGAAGCAATTATGGGAACGGGGAAGAGAAGTAACTGTTTTGTTATGATAACGCTTGGAACCGGAGTTGGCGGTGGCATTGTGATTAATGGGGAAATATATGAAGGTTACAATGGCCATGCTGGGGAAATAGGCCATATTATTATTGAAAAAGGAGGACGCAGGTGTGGCTGTGGCCAGCGCGGGTGTTTAGAAGCGTATGCTTCGGCAAATGCACTTATCAGAGATACAAAAGAAGCCATGATTAATAATCCAGAGTCTATGTTATGGAATTTTGCAGAGACAGTAGACCATATAACTGGAAAGACCCCGTTTGAAGCAAAAAAATGTGGCGATAGATTGGCTGCAGAAATTATAGAAGCCTATAGTTGGAATTTAGCATATGGAATAGTCAATATTATACATGTTTTACAGCCGGATGTAATTAGCATTGGTGGAGGGATAAGTAAACAGGGAGAATATTTTTTGGGGCCAGTAAGAAAAATAGTATATTTTATGATTGGTTCAGATGGGACAGATAATCTTCCACGACTTAGAGTTGCGAAATTAGGAGCAAACGCAGGTATAATTGGAGCGGCGATGCTTGGCAGTTAA